ACAACGCATACGCCCTGAACTCCACGCCCAATTTGGCCGCATACACCGGCAGCCGCTCGCCGAAAACCTGCAAAGCCTGAACATGCAGCCAGCGTTGCACACGCTCGCGAATGAGCTGAACATCTGCCAGTGCGGGAAGGCCGAGCCAGAGCACGCCACTGTCGGTATCGAAGGCTGGCTGGGTCGCGCTTTTGCCCGTCGTACCCGGGGCAGAGGTCATCATGACGCTGATGGTCTGCCCGAGATACGGAAGCTGCGCGCCGTCCTTCCATTCAATCCGGGGCACCACGCGTTGTTCCACGCGCGTTTGCCACTCAGTGAGCTTCTTGACGATCCACTTTTCCTTCTCGGCAATCGCGCTTTCTATTGCTCCGATCGTCACCCAGCGCGGCGCGGTAATGGCAAGACCGGTACCGTCGATAGTGAAGCCGATCGTCCGGCGCGACGAACGTTTCAAGCGGTAATTGAGCATCTGCGAACCGAGCACGAGTTGCCGGTTGCGCGCGCCATCGGGCGCACCGGGTGCACGTAATGGCGGCGAGAAAGGGCTGGCGGTCTCGGTTGTATCGGTCGGCGCGATGTCGCCACGCAATGTTGCAGGCATGGCGGGGGCAGGTGCGGCAGGAATGGCGGGCGATTGTGCCGCACTCGACAGCCTTGGCTCACTGGGGAGGTTGAGCGGCAGGTCGAGTTGCGGGTTGTCGAGCGCGGCAGCGGGACGCTGTCGCGGGGGAGTCTTCTGCATCGGCTCAGCTTGGCGCACGCGGCGCAGGAATGACGGGAAGAACGACACTAACGATAGAAACAAACGTAACGGACGTAACGATAACGACACCTGGGTCTACAGACCGGTAGCCGCGCCGTGAGACTTGGACTCCGAATCAGACTTGGAGTCGGAGTTGGACTCCGAATCAGACTCAGCGGCGAAACGATCGGCGGGACCGTACGAGCCCGGATCAATACGACGCATTTCCGTTTCGATCCAGCGCTCCACGCGCAGGTTGACTTCTTCCGGCGTGAGGCCTGTCGTGTCAATCGGACGACCGATTGACATAGTGACTATACCCGCATATTTGAGAAACGATTTTCGCGGCCATACGTGCCCCGCGTTGTGGGCAATAGGGACGACCGGTGCGCCCGCCGCGCACGCGAAGCGCGCACCGCCGGACTTGTACTTGCCCTGATGGCCCACACGGGTACGTGTGCCTTCCGGGAACATGATGACCCACGCCCCCTCGGCCATGCGCTCGCGTC
This window of the Caballeronia sp. SBC1 genome carries:
- a CDS encoding M48 family metallopeptidase, with protein sequence MQKTPPRQRPAAALDNPQLDLPLNLPSEPRLSSAAQSPAIPAAPAPAMPATLRGDIAPTDTTETASPFSPPLRAPGAPDGARNRQLVLGSQMLNYRLKRSSRRTIGFTIDGTGLAITAPRWVTIGAIESAIAEKEKWIVKKLTEWQTRVEQRVVPRIEWKDGAQLPYLGQTISVMMTSAPGTTGKSATQPAFDTDSGVLWLGLPALADVQLIRERVQRWLHVQALQVFGERLPVYAAKLGVEFRAYALSSAATRWGSCSSEGKIRLNWRLIHFPVHVIDYVVAHELAHLREMNHSARFWHTVESIFPDFREARHTLKHHPPELLPLL
- a CDS encoding 1-acyl-sn-glycerol-3-phosphate acyltransferase; the protein is MRFIRSLLLMVFFVVYTVPYACACFLVFPFMRAEKRYWMAAYWCKSCIVVMQYLNGIRYQIEGMENLPNGPAVLLSKHQSAWETLAFPALMPRPLCYVFKRELLFVPFFGWTMGMLKMVHIDRRQGKDAFASVARQGRERMAEGAWVIMFPEGTRTRVGHQGKYKSGGARFACAAGAPVVPIAHNAGHVWPRKSFLKYAGIVTMSIGRPIDTTGLTPEEVNLRVERWIETEMRRIDPGSYGPADRFAAESDSESNSDSKSDSESKSHGAATGL